The Amphiprion ocellaris isolate individual 3 ecotype Okinawa chromosome 6, ASM2253959v1, whole genome shotgun sequence genome contains a region encoding:
- the mtmr3 gene encoding myotubularin-related protein 3 isoform X4: MEEEGQQSLECIQANQIFPKKSPVLEEENMQVPFPELHGEFTEYVGRAEDAIIAMSNYRLHIKFKESVVNSCCCEVSVPLQLIESVECRDMFQLHVTCKDCKVVRCQFSTFEQCQEWLKRLNVAVRPPSRLEDLFSFAFHAWCMEVYAGEKEQHGELCRPGEHVTSWFKNEVERMGFDTQNAWRISDINSKFRLCPSYPQQLLVPAWITDKELENVAAFRSWKRFPAVVYRHLSTGAVIARCGQPEVSWWGWRNADDEHLVQSIAKACAVDSSSRKHLSNGNYTNGSDLPDTDFESSMTNSSEVETLAIQPHKLLILDARSYAAAVANRAKGGGCECPEYYPNCEVVFMGMANIHSIRKSFQSLRFLCTQMPDPANWLSALESTKWLQHLSLLLKAALLVVNAVDRDHRPVLVHCSDGWDRTPQIVALSKLLLDPYYRTIEGFQVLVETEWLDFGHKFADRCGHGENSEDLNERCPVFLQWLDCVHQLQRQFPCSFEFNEAFLVKLVQHTYSCLFGTFLCNSGKEREDRHVQERTCSVWSLLRPANRTLRNMLYSSHSEIVLHPVCHVRNLMLWTAVYLPSSSPTTPSDDSCAPYPVPGANPEDAPLGRRTKTRSFDNLPSACELGSSLAPNRRSSDPSLNEKWQDHRRSLELNMAVGPEGGGNQDQEAQPNGVGPYPDEPDSELDDSPQSQGLQAELRQEASMNPAGEEAEEAELSVAVGVAEGQMENILQEATKEEAGADAQREGSATFAHVVSAGDTEMEMEAKVEEEHQLANANGTEIQREIFTNGHHPENEDDGDSPTLPTQKEDELDQQAAEETQKSEDVVKQNVENSSVQEELAHGPSESGSGEPEQPAAHRTITNGFVDRSPEEPGMDEENSPDSESDHGVSEPVEQVDKRASLMESSTETLTEEACSRLELPAQPPVCLNRQPCSDSRSQVPCSRKEKGLETGEHSFIRTLNGGCKRPSVSAFQCPSADFSRDGLCNGDSTDGDPCGGPHWAKGNGERAPLSRQVSLASCNSLILHPRGSCSQHRWCHALHGRVAISPEQPSRSHLDDDGLTLHTDAIQQRLRQIEAGHQMEVETLKKQVQELWSRLENQQHPGSHRINGDMGDEVTSMTDSEFNQDPNCLSRCSTELFSEASWEQVDKQDTEVTRWYPDHLAAQCYGCESRFWLATRKHHCSGREPVQEELR; encoded by the exons AGTTGTTGTTGTGAGGTGTCA GTCCCTCTTCAGCTCATTGAGAGTGTGGAGTGTCGGGATATGTTCCAGCTTCACGTCACCTGTAAGGACTGCAAAGTTGTCAG GTGTCAGTTCTCCACCTTTGAGCAGTGTCAGGAATGGTTGAAACGCCTGAATGTGGCAGTGCGCCCTCCCTCTCGCTTGGAAGACCTCTTCTCTTTTGCCTTTCACGCCTGGTGCATGGAGGTGTATGCTGGTGAGAAGGAGCAACATGGCGAGCTGTGCAGACCAG GTGAACATGTGACTTCATGGTTCAAGAACGAAGTGGAGAGGATGGGCTTTGACACTCAAAACGCCTGGAGGATATCTGACATCAACAGCAAGTTCAG GCTTTGCCCTAGCTATCCTCAGCAACTCCTCGTGCCAGCCTGGATCACTGACAAGGAGCTGGAAAATGTGGCAGCCTTCCGCTCCTGGAAGAGGTTTCCTGCTGTGGTTTATAg GCACCTGAGCACAGGGGCTGTTATCGCCCGCTGTGGCCAGCCAGAGGTCAGCTGGTGGGGCTGGAGGAATGCCGATGATGAACACCTGGTCCAGTCCATTGCCAAGGCCTGTGCTGTGGACAGCAGCTCCCGCAAACATCTCTCCAACGGCAACTACACCAATGGCTCTGACCTTCCTGATACTGATTTTG AATCCTCCATGACCAACAGCTCAGAGGTGGAGACACTGGCCATCCAGCCCCACAAGTTACTGATTCTGGATGCCAGGTCCTACGCTGCTGCTGTGGCTAACAGGGCCAAGGGAGGAGGCTGTGAATGCCCAG AGTACTATCCCAACTGTGAGGTGGTATTCATGGGAATGgcgaacatccactccatccgcAAGAGTTTCCAGTCTCTGCGTTTCCTCTGCACTCAGATGCCTGATCCAGCCAA CTGGCTTTCTGCACTGGAGAGCACCAAGTGGCTACAGCACCTGTCCCTGCTGCTGAAGGCGGCTCTGCTGGTGGTCAACGCTGTGGACCGGGACCACAGACCCGTTCTGGTGCACTGCTCTGACGGCTGGGACCGCACACCTCAGATTGTTGCTTTGTCCAAGCTACTGTTGGACCCTTACTATCGCACTATTGAG GGCTTCCAGGTTTTGGTGGAGACAGAATGGCTTGACTTTGGCCATAAATTTGCTGACCGCTGTGGCCACGGGGAAAACTCAGAGGATCTAAACGAACGTTGCCCTGTCTTCCTGCAGTGGCTGGACTGTGTTCACCAGCTGCAGAGGCAATTCCCATGCTCCTTTGAGTTTAATGAGGCCTTCCTG gtGAAACTGGTGCAGCACACCTACTCCTGTCTGTTCGGCACCTTCCTGTGTAACAGTGGTAAGGAGAGAGAGGATCGCCATGTTCAGGAGAGGACCTGCTCAGTCTGGTCACTGCTCAGACCAGCCAACCGCACACTGAGGAACATGTTGTACTCCTCCCACTCCGAGATC GTACTCCACCCAGTATGTCACGTACGGAACCTGATGCTGTGGACAGCGGTCTATTTGCCCAGTTCCTCCCCCACAACTCCTTCCGATGACTCCTGTGCCCCCTACCCTGTGCCTGGTGCAAATCCAGAAGATGCGCCCCTGGGCAG ACGTACGAAGACTCGCTCTTTTGACAACTTGCCCAGTGCATGTGAGCTGGGAAGCTCGCTGGCTCCCAACCGCCGCTCCAGTGACCCGAGCCTCAATGAGAAGTGGCAGGACCACCGACGCTCTCTGGAGCTCAACATGGCAGTGGGGCCCGAGGGAGGGGGGAACCAGGATCAGGAGGCGCAGCCTAATGGAGTCGGGCCTTATCCAGATGAACCAGACTCTGAACTGGATGACAGCCCACAGTCCCAGGGCTTGCAGGCTGAACTCAGACAGGAGGCTTCTATGAATCCTGCAggagaggaagcagaggaggCGGAGCTCTCTGTGGCGGTGGGTGTGGCCGAGGGCCAAATGGAGAACATTCTTCAGGAAGCCACGAAGGAAGAGGCAGGAGCCGATGCTCAGAGAGAGGGAAGTGCTACTTTCGCTCATGTTGTCTCTGCTGGTGACACAGAGATGGAGATGGAAGCAAAAGTTGAGGAGGAGCATCAGTTGGCAAATGCCAATGGGACTGAGATCCAGAGAGAAATATTTACGAATGGTCACCATCCAGAAAATGAGGACGATGGTGACTCACCCACTCTGCCCACACAGAAGGAAGATGAACTGgatcaacaggcagctgaggAGACTCAGAAATCAGAAGATGTAGTGAAGCAGAATGTAGAGAACTCTTCTGTACAAGAGGAGCTTGCACATGGACCCAGTGAGTCTGGCTCAGGTGAGCCAGAGCAGCCTGCAGCCCATAGAACTATAACTAATGGCTTTGTGGACAGGTCACCTGAAGAGCCAGGCATGGATGAGGAGAACTCTCCAGACTCTGAATCTGACCATGGTGTGTCTGAGCCAGTGGAACAGGTGGATAAGAGGGCCTCCCTGATGGAGAGCTCCACAGAGACTTTAACTGAGGAAGCCTGCAGCAGGCTGGAGCTTCCAGCACAGCCGCCTGTTTGTCTGAACCGGCAACCCTGCAGTGACAGCAGGAGCCAGGTCCCCTGCTCCAGAAAGGAGAAGGGGCTGGAGACAGGTGAGCACAGCTTTATCAGAACTTTAAATGGGGGCTGCAAGCGACCCTCTGTCAGTGCCTTTCAGTGTCCGAGTGCTGACTTTAGCAGGGATGGGCTTTGTAATGGTGACAGCACAGATGGGGATCCCTGCGGAGGACCTCACTGGGCCAAAGGGAACGGGGAACGGGCCCCTCTGAGTAGACAGGTATCCCTAGCAAGCTGCAACTCCCTGATTCTCCACCCGCGGGGCAGCTGCTCTCAGCACCGGTGGTGCCATGCCCTGCATGGCCGTGTAGCCATCAGCCCGGAGCAGCCGTCCCGTAGCCACTTGGATGACGACGGGCTGACCCTTCACACAGATGCCATCCAGCAAAGGCTGAGGCAGATTGAGGCCGGACACCAGATGGaggtggagactctgaagaagCAGGTGCAGGAACTGTGGAGCCGCCTGGAGAATCAACAGCATCCCGGCTCTCACAGAATCAATGGAGACATGGGAGACGAAGTG ACCTCAATGACAGACTCGGAGTTCAACCAAGACCCAAACTGTTTGTCGCGCTGCAGCACAGAGCTCTTTTCTGAGGCCAGCTGGGAGCAGGTGGACAAGCAGGACACTGAG GTCACCCGCTGGTACCCTGATCACTTGGCAGCCCAGTGTTACGGCTGTGAGAGCAGGTTCTGGCTCGCCACCAGGAAGCATCACTGCAG